In the Lentisphaerota bacterium genome, one interval contains:
- the ptsP gene encoding phosphoenolpyruvate--protein phosphotransferase — protein sequence MNSSPANPPPRDGACFEGIPAVSGRASGPAWVVHARLDEIPDRTISPDKIDAEISRFHLAIAVTRQQILTLVEEVSRRIGPSEAAVFDAHLMVVDDGFLKSCVEKLIRERTACAEVAVHWVAEEFSAKFAAMHDAYLRERSADILDIGRRILRNLMGVSETIPAAFDRPHIIIADDLTPSQTVGLPRDGVLGLVIDHGSATSHTAIIARALGIPAVVGLKHVSSEVRSGDEVLLDGYKGTVIVRPTPAELTNFRQVCAIHRKASIDWQRSRNVRAETPDGHGVTILANADHTSDLSQLAMPGSEGIGLYRTECLWMQLGREPDEDEQTEAYRAIARAMTDRPVVIRVLDLGGDKVCGATSTQPEANPFLGLRSIRYLLKEPEVFRRQLRAILRASAWGDVQIMYPMICDVEELLAANALLEQCKKELHAEEVAFKESIPAGAMVEIPSAALTAHILARHADFLCLGTNDLIQYTLAVDRVNETVASLYQPTHPSVLTLIRHTVKAGLRYKRPVSVCGEMAADPALALLLMGMGVNTLSMTPTAIPEVKHAIRKTRYAEATKLARGIAAHASTAADALRMCRALLHRTAPELLT from the coding sequence ATGAACAGTAGCCCCGCCAACCCGCCGCCGCGAGACGGCGCCTGCTTTGAGGGCATCCCGGCTGTTTCCGGCCGCGCCAGCGGCCCCGCGTGGGTGGTTCATGCGCGCTTGGACGAAATCCCTGATCGCACTATCTCGCCGGATAAGATCGATGCTGAAATCTCCCGCTTTCATCTGGCCATCGCAGTCACCCGGCAGCAGATTCTCACTCTGGTTGAAGAGGTATCCCGGCGCATCGGCCCGAGCGAAGCCGCTGTGTTTGACGCCCATCTGATGGTGGTTGATGACGGATTTCTCAAATCCTGCGTGGAGAAACTGATCCGAGAACGCACCGCGTGCGCCGAAGTGGCTGTTCATTGGGTCGCCGAGGAGTTCAGCGCCAAGTTCGCCGCCATGCACGACGCCTACCTGCGCGAACGGAGCGCCGATATCCTGGACATCGGCCGCCGCATCCTGCGCAACCTGATGGGGGTCTCGGAAACAATCCCCGCCGCGTTCGACCGACCCCACATCATCATCGCAGACGACCTCACCCCGTCCCAGACGGTCGGGCTACCGCGCGACGGCGTTCTGGGGCTGGTCATCGACCACGGGAGCGCCACCTCGCACACCGCGATCATCGCGCGCGCCCTCGGCATCCCGGCGGTCGTCGGCCTCAAGCACGTCTCCTCCGAGGTCCGCTCCGGCGACGAAGTCTTGCTGGACGGGTACAAGGGTACGGTCATCGTGCGCCCGACGCCCGCCGAGTTGACGAATTTCAGACAGGTATGCGCGATACACCGCAAGGCCTCCATCGATTGGCAGCGGTCGCGCAATGTGCGGGCGGAAACGCCCGACGGCCATGGGGTGACCATTCTGGCAAATGCCGACCATACCTCCGATCTATCGCAATTGGCGATGCCGGGAAGCGAAGGCATCGGCCTGTACCGCACCGAGTGTCTGTGGATGCAACTGGGGCGGGAACCGGACGAAGATGAACAAACCGAGGCTTACCGAGCCATCGCGCGCGCCATGACCGACCGCCCGGTGGTCATCCGTGTGCTCGATCTCGGTGGCGATAAGGTTTGCGGTGCGACGTCCACCCAGCCCGAGGCCAATCCGTTTCTGGGGCTGCGCTCGATCCGTTATCTGCTCAAGGAGCCGGAGGTGTTCCGCAGGCAACTGCGCGCGATTCTGCGCGCGAGCGCCTGGGGCGATGTACAAATTATGTATCCCATGATCTGTGACGTGGAAGAACTCCTCGCAGCCAACGCCCTCCTGGAACAGTGCAAAAAAGAGCTTCACGCCGAAGAAGTCGCGTTCAAGGAGTCTATCCCCGCAGGGGCCATGGTCGAAATTCCATCGGCCGCGCTGACGGCCCATATTCTGGCCCGTCATGCCGACTTCCTCTGTCTGGGCACGAACGACCTGATCCAGTACACGCTGGCGGTCGACCGGGTGAATGAGACCGTCGCCTCGCTCTACCAGCCGACGCATCCGTCCGTGCTGACCCTGATCCGCCATACGGTCAAGGCCGGCTTGCGCTACAAACGGCCGGTCAGCGTCTGCGGCGAGATGGCCGCAGACCCGGCCCTGGCCCTTTTATTGATGGGCATGGGCGTGAACACGCTCAGCATGACACCGACCGCCATACCCGAGGTCAAGCACGCGATCCGAAAAACCCGCTATGCCGAGGCAACCAAGCTCGCCCGCGGTATCGCCGCACACGCCTCAACCGCTGCGGATGCTTTGCGGATGTGTCGCGCCCTCCTCCATCGCACCGCACCGGAGCTTCTGACATGA
- a CDS encoding HPr family phosphocarrier protein, with protein MHVRPAGLFAKMAARYNADVQVEKDGDVVSGRSIMALMTLEATCGTVLRVSATGPQAVDVLDELSALVARKFDIPDEQ; from the coding sequence ATGCATGTCCGGCCAGCCGGGTTGTTTGCCAAGATGGCGGCTCGCTACAACGCCGACGTCCAGGTGGAGAAGGACGGCGACGTGGTCTCGGGCCGGAGCATCATGGCGCTCATGACGCTGGAAGCGACCTGCGGCACGGTGCTGCGCGTGTCGGCAACCGGCCCTCAGGCCGTGGATGTGCTCGACGAGCTGTCGGCGTTAGTGGCACGCAAATTTGACATACCCGATGAACAGTAG
- the hprK gene encoding HPr(Ser) kinase/phosphatase has protein sequence MTTRSPTPITNGAPSVSRKTAKTEPLNPAPARRPGLRQTPRRDVPACAASATAPTPPARTHGGANVVTVGAFYERGRERLGLRLDVGGGGLAHVIEEPVLYRCGLALSGFYDFFAFRRIQLIGSAEHAYLAAMPEPRRIAALQRLFQAGIPCVIFSGGLPAFPETSKLADSLNVPVFLTAMTTLRFTSQATLLLEHLSAPRRKVHGTMIEVAGLGVLIEGPAGIGKSETALGLIKRGHALVADDLTELRRDADGVIHGAAVAVTRHYMEIRGIGIIYVPALFGVAAVRGEKALDLVITLLPQREGEHDLDRSGDQKRTRELLGAKIPQLIIPVAPGRDLVNIAETAAMEYKLKLSGQVAHRDLDEQIKRHHTGSGV, from the coding sequence ATTACGACAAGGTCGCCGACTCCCATCACGAACGGAGCACCATCCGTGAGCCGAAAAACGGCTAAGACTGAGCCCCTGAATCCGGCACCCGCCAGACGCCCCGGCCTGCGGCAGACGCCGCGCCGGGACGTTCCCGCGTGCGCCGCGTCAGCCACAGCCCCGACGCCCCCGGCCCGGACGCATGGCGGAGCCAACGTCGTGACCGTGGGCGCGTTTTATGAACGCGGCCGCGAACGGCTTGGCTTGCGCCTGGACGTCGGCGGCGGCGGCTTGGCGCATGTGATCGAGGAGCCCGTGCTGTACCGCTGCGGGCTTGCGCTCTCCGGATTTTACGACTTCTTCGCGTTCCGGCGCATCCAGTTGATCGGCTCCGCCGAACACGCCTATCTTGCGGCCATGCCCGAACCCCGGCGGATTGCGGCGCTGCAACGCTTGTTCCAAGCTGGCATTCCCTGCGTGATTTTTTCCGGCGGGCTGCCCGCCTTCCCCGAGACCTCGAAACTGGCGGACAGCCTGAATGTGCCGGTCTTCCTCACCGCGATGACCACGCTTCGGTTTACCTCTCAGGCGACCCTACTGCTCGAACATCTGAGCGCGCCGCGCCGCAAAGTTCACGGCACAATGATCGAGGTCGCCGGATTGGGCGTCCTGATTGAGGGACCTGCGGGCATCGGGAAGAGCGAGACGGCGCTGGGGCTGATCAAACGCGGCCACGCCCTCGTGGCCGACGATCTCACCGAGCTGCGCCGGGACGCCGACGGCGTCATCCACGGGGCGGCGGTGGCTGTGACCCGCCACTACATGGAAATCCGAGGCATCGGCATCATTTATGTTCCCGCCCTTTTCGGGGTTGCTGCGGTCCGGGGTGAGAAGGCTCTCGATCTGGTGATTACGCTCCTGCCGCAAAGAGAGGGGGAGCACGATCTCGACCGCAGCGGGGACCAGAAGCGCACCCGCGAGCTGCTCGGCGCAAAGATTCCTCAGTTGATCATCCCGGTGGCTCCGGGGCGAGATCTAGTTAATATTGCGGAAACCGCCGCAATGGAGTATAAGTTGAAATTGTCGGGGCAGGTGGCACATCGCGACCTCGACGAGCAAATCAAGCGGCATCACACAGGGAGTGGAGTATAG
- a CDS encoding HPF/RaiA family ribosome-associated protein, which yields MPIEMTVRHVSVNAGLQEQAKAKADALIEEFPKIEFVHVILDQQHKAYEVEYIVQHKHVSQMSGKASDENLLTAADNAYTKVWRQLRKHYDKVADSHHERSTIREPKNG from the coding sequence ATGCCGATTGAAATGACGGTGCGACACGTGTCCGTGAATGCCGGGCTTCAGGAACAGGCCAAGGCCAAGGCCGACGCCTTGATCGAGGAGTTTCCCAAGATCGAGTTTGTCCATGTGATCCTCGACCAGCAACACAAGGCGTATGAAGTCGAATACATCGTGCAGCACAAGCACGTCTCGCAGATGAGCGGCAAGGCGTCTGATGAAAACCTTCTGACCGCCGCCGACAACGCCTACACCAAAGTGTGGCGTCAGTTGCGCAAGCATTACGACAAGGTCGCCGACTCCCATCACGAACGGAGCACCATCCGTGAGCCGAAAAACGGCTAA
- the lptB gene encoding LPS export ABC transporter ATP-binding protein, giving the protein METRIEDPACAATTRPDIEALDLGKSYRSRTVVNGVSLSVRCGEIVGLLGPNGAGKTTTFYMIVGLVRPDCGKILFKGLNVTRLPVYRRAREGLGYLAQEASVFRKLTVEENLLAILESLPLTRTQRAARCEELLDGLKLTKVAKQRAYTLSGGERRKLEIARSLVRRPAVLMLDEPFSGVDPLAVHDIQQIILGLRNQGLGIMITDHNVRETLSIVDRAYLVFDGRVLREGTSDFLINDDTARELYLGRGFRM; this is encoded by the coding sequence ATGGAAACACGCATCGAAGATCCCGCCTGTGCGGCGACGACGCGGCCCGATATTGAGGCGTTGGATCTGGGCAAGAGCTACCGGAGCCGAACGGTCGTGAACGGCGTCTCGCTGTCTGTCCGCTGTGGCGAGATCGTGGGCCTACTCGGTCCCAACGGCGCGGGCAAAACCACGACCTTCTACATGATCGTCGGGCTGGTTCGTCCCGACTGTGGAAAGATCCTGTTCAAGGGACTCAATGTGACCCGCCTGCCGGTGTACCGCCGGGCGCGCGAAGGACTCGGTTATCTGGCGCAGGAGGCGTCGGTCTTCCGCAAACTCACGGTTGAGGAAAACCTCTTGGCGATTCTGGAGTCCCTACCCCTGACCCGCACGCAGCGGGCTGCCCGCTGTGAAGAGCTGCTCGATGGACTGAAATTGACAAAGGTGGCCAAGCAGCGCGCCTATACCTTGAGCGGCGGCGAGCGACGCAAACTCGAAATCGCCCGCTCGCTCGTGCGTCGGCCGGCCGTGCTCATGCTCGACGAGCCCTTCAGCGGCGTCGACCCCCTGGCCGTCCACGACATTCAGCAGATCATTCTGGGGTTGCGCAATCAGGGGTTGGGCATTATGATTACCGATCACAACGTGCGCGAAACCCTTTCGATCGTCGACCGGGCCTATCTGGTCTTCGACGGGCGGGTGTTGCGCGAAGGAACCAGCGATTTTCTGATCAACGACGATACGGCCCGGGAGCTTTATCTCGGCCGCGGGTTCAGAATGTAA
- a CDS encoding 3-deoxy-8-phosphooctulonate synthase encodes MAKVKTVKAGPVCFGDGQLAIIAGPCVIESRKGCLDLAARLVRLAARLDMPLVFKASFDKANRTSGDAYRGPGIFEGLAILQEVRDTFKVPVLTDIHEPQQAALAAEVVDILQIPAFLCRQTDLLLAAGETGKTVNIKKAQFLAPEDMVNVVAKVESTGNRKIILTERGSSFGYRNLVADMRSLLIMREQGYPVVFDATHSVQRPGAAGTSSGGDGKWAPALARAAVATGVDGVFMETHVNPSEALSDKANAIAFAALAGIWKTLKDIHALVR; translated from the coding sequence ATGGCAAAAGTCAAGACGGTTAAAGCCGGGCCGGTCTGTTTCGGCGACGGACAATTGGCGATCATTGCGGGGCCTTGCGTGATCGAGTCGCGCAAGGGTTGCTTGGACTTGGCGGCCCGGCTGGTCCGGCTCGCGGCCCGGCTGGACATGCCGCTGGTGTTCAAGGCCTCGTTTGACAAGGCTAACCGCACCTCGGGTGATGCCTATCGCGGCCCGGGGATCTTTGAGGGTCTGGCCATCCTGCAGGAGGTGCGCGACACGTTCAAGGTGCCCGTGCTGACCGACATTCACGAACCGCAACAGGCCGCATTGGCGGCGGAGGTGGTCGATATTCTCCAAATTCCGGCCTTTTTGTGCCGGCAGACCGACCTGCTGCTTGCCGCCGGCGAAACGGGCAAGACGGTGAATATCAAGAAGGCGCAGTTCCTCGCCCCCGAGGACATGGTGAATGTCGTGGCCAAGGTCGAGAGCACCGGCAACCGCAAGATTATCCTCACCGAGCGGGGGTCGAGCTTCGGCTATCGCAATCTGGTCGCCGACATGCGCAGCTTGTTGATCATGCGCGAACAGGGGTACCCCGTGGTCTTTGACGCGACACACAGTGTGCAGCGTCCGGGCGCTGCTGGGACCAGCAGCGGCGGCGATGGCAAGTGGGCCCCCGCTCTGGCGCGCGCGGCGGTGGCCACGGGGGTCGACGGCGTGTTCATGGAAACACACGTCAATCCCTCGGAGGCGCTCTCGGACAAGGCCAACGCGATCGCCTTTGCCGCGCTGGCGGGAATCTGGAAGACACTCAAGGACATTCATGCACTCGTGCGCTAG
- the kdsB gene encoding 3-deoxy-manno-octulosonate cytidylyltransferase, whose product MRTVGVIPARWGSTRFPGKSLHPICGRPLVVWVAEAVRRAPGFDEVIVATDDARIAAAVRDTGVSVVMTHPDLPSGTDRVAAAAQPADDDIIVNIQGDEPLIDPGLIKGLAARLRTDEAYQMATAACPISTLRELEARTVVKVVCDADGGALYFSRLPIPCRRDGDPDLQSGLYLRHVGIYAYRGAFLKRLVQEPPCALERAESLEQLRALYIGGRIAVLRTAHSGCGVDIPEDVAIVEAEMRKRGGVRGACDR is encoded by the coding sequence ATGCGGACAGTTGGCGTGATTCCGGCCCGTTGGGGGTCAACGCGTTTCCCAGGAAAAAGCCTCCATCCGATCTGCGGTCGGCCGCTGGTGGTCTGGGTGGCTGAAGCTGTCCGCCGTGCCCCGGGATTTGACGAGGTGATCGTGGCGACGGACGATGCGCGCATCGCCGCCGCCGTCCGCGACACGGGCGTATCGGTGGTGATGACCCATCCGGACCTGCCCTCCGGGACCGACCGGGTGGCGGCGGCCGCTCAGCCGGCCGACGACGACATCATCGTGAACATCCAGGGGGACGAGCCGCTGATAGACCCCGGCCTGATCAAGGGGCTGGCGGCGCGTCTGCGGACGGACGAGGCCTATCAGATGGCGACCGCAGCCTGCCCGATCAGCACCCTCCGGGAGTTGGAGGCCCGGACAGTGGTGAAAGTGGTGTGCGACGCCGACGGCGGCGCCCTCTATTTCTCCCGCCTGCCGATCCCGTGCCGCCGCGACGGCGACCCCGACCTACAGTCGGGCCTTTACCTGCGCCATGTGGGCATTTACGCCTACCGGGGGGCGTTTCTCAAACGGCTCGTTCAGGAACCGCCCTGCGCCCTGGAACGCGCCGAATCGCTTGAACAGCTGCGGGCGCTGTACATCGGCGGGCGGATTGCGGTGCTTCGGACGGCACACAGCGGCTGCGGGGTGGACATCCCGGAAGACGTGGCGATCGTCGAGGCGGAAATGCGAAAACGGGGGGGCGTGCGCGGTGCGTGTGATCGGTGA
- the rpsO gene encoding 30S ribosomal protein S15, with protein sequence MIQIDKAAIRKPVARHERDTGSSEVQIAVLTKKIEVLSEHLKGHKKDFSSRYGLIRMVNTRRSLLDYLKRTDEPRYQSLIKELNIRR encoded by the coding sequence ATGATCCAAATTGACAAAGCCGCTATTCGCAAACCCGTCGCCCGGCATGAGCGCGACACGGGTTCCAGCGAAGTTCAGATCGCCGTGCTCACGAAGAAGATCGAAGTGCTGTCGGAGCATTTGAAAGGCCATAAGAAGGATTTCAGCTCGCGTTACGGGCTGATCCGCATGGTCAACACGCGCCGCAGCTTGCTGGACTATCTCAAGCGCACGGATGAACCGCGCTATCAGTCCCTGATCAAGGAACTGAATATCCGCCGCTAA
- a CDS encoding polyribonucleotide nucleotidyltransferase, whose product MNDTRSVSAAVGGKDLIFETGLLACQAAGAVSVRLGDTVVFCAVTNTDKPREGIDYFPLQVEYRERYSAAGRFPGGYFKREQRPSEKEILCARIIDRPIRPLFPDGYRNDVQVNSMVISADGENEADIVAVNAASAAIHISEIPFMGPIGAVRVGRVSGAWIVNPTQAQRLESDLDLVYAGTRERFLMMEGGANEISEADFLAAMKCAHAEVVKLIDAQHELRRMLGKPDKVVVDVAPDAEKMAFLRSLCEESLRHALLVPGKQERHAAIKAIKDGALAKVSEQWSEIGAPEFVHFFDALEIDLVRRNIIEHGRRIDGRANDVIRPLYAQLAPIPRAHGSAIFNRGETQSLGTITLGTKKDAQELDAITGGAKSKSFILHYNFPPYCVGEVGRLGALGRREVGHGALAERSLAPVVPDDYPYTIRVVSDIMGSNGSSSMASVCVGSLAMMDAGVPIKGHVAGVSIGLFTTPDESRKILITDILGSEDHCGDMDFKVAGTRKGITGFQVDLKLRGLTWDIVEAALAQARAGRMKILDFMEGVIAAPKELSAHAPRIQKIMIPVDKIGGLIGPGGKNIRRICEVSGAQIDIEDDGTVSIFARSGEAMAIAQREVSAVIAEAEEGKIYEGTITGLKDFGVFVEILPGKDGLCHISELSDRRIASVEDVCHVGDKITVKCIGVDDRGRIKLSRRAALAELDQQEQRQQEE is encoded by the coding sequence ATGAATGACACCCGTTCGGTCTCCGCCGCAGTTGGCGGGAAAGACCTGATTTTTGAAACTGGTCTTCTGGCCTGTCAGGCCGCCGGCGCCGTGAGCGTCCGTCTGGGCGACACCGTCGTTTTTTGCGCGGTGACCAACACCGACAAGCCCCGCGAAGGGATCGACTATTTCCCCTTGCAAGTGGAGTACCGCGAGCGCTATTCTGCGGCCGGCCGTTTTCCGGGTGGTTATTTCAAGCGTGAACAGCGTCCGAGTGAGAAGGAAATCCTCTGCGCGCGGATCATTGACCGCCCCATCCGCCCCCTGTTCCCCGATGGCTATCGCAACGACGTGCAGGTCAACAGCATGGTCATCTCGGCCGACGGCGAAAATGAGGCCGACATTGTCGCGGTCAACGCCGCCAGCGCGGCCATCCACATCTCAGAAATCCCGTTTATGGGTCCGATCGGCGCGGTTCGCGTCGGCCGCGTCAGCGGCGCGTGGATCGTCAATCCGACTCAGGCACAGCGCTTGGAGAGCGATTTGGATCTGGTCTACGCCGGCACACGCGAGCGTTTTCTGATGATGGAGGGCGGCGCGAACGAGATTTCGGAGGCCGACTTCCTTGCCGCCATGAAATGTGCCCATGCGGAGGTGGTGAAGCTGATCGACGCGCAGCACGAGCTGCGGCGCATGCTGGGCAAGCCAGACAAAGTCGTAGTCGACGTCGCCCCGGACGCCGAGAAAATGGCATTCCTCCGCAGCCTCTGCGAGGAGTCCCTGCGTCATGCACTGCTCGTGCCCGGCAAGCAGGAACGTCACGCTGCGATCAAGGCGATCAAGGACGGCGCTCTGGCGAAGGTGAGCGAGCAATGGTCTGAGATCGGCGCCCCGGAGTTTGTCCATTTCTTTGACGCGCTGGAGATCGACTTGGTCCGCCGCAACATCATCGAGCATGGCCGACGCATCGATGGCCGGGCCAACGACGTGATTCGTCCGCTCTACGCCCAGCTTGCGCCGATCCCCCGCGCCCACGGCTCGGCGATCTTCAACCGCGGCGAAACGCAGTCCCTCGGCACCATCACGCTCGGCACGAAGAAGGATGCCCAGGAGCTGGACGCCATCACAGGCGGCGCGAAGTCCAAGTCCTTCATCCTACACTACAACTTCCCGCCCTACTGTGTCGGCGAAGTCGGCAGGCTGGGCGCCCTCGGTCGCCGCGAAGTCGGTCACGGCGCCCTCGCCGAGCGCTCGCTGGCGCCCGTGGTTCCAGACGATTACCCCTACACGATCCGCGTGGTCTCCGACATTATGGGGTCCAACGGGTCATCCTCCATGGCCTCGGTTTGCGTCGGCTCCCTCGCCATGATGGATGCTGGCGTGCCGATCAAGGGCCATGTTGCTGGCGTCTCGATCGGGCTCTTCACCACGCCTGACGAGAGCCGCAAGATCCTCATCACCGACATTCTCGGCTCCGAGGATCACTGTGGCGACATGGACTTCAAGGTCGCGGGCACCCGCAAGGGGATCACCGGCTTTCAGGTCGACCTGAAGCTTCGCGGATTGACGTGGGACATTGTAGAGGCGGCCCTCGCCCAGGCGCGCGCCGGTCGCATGAAAATCCTCGACTTCATGGAGGGGGTCATCGCTGCGCCCAAGGAGCTATCGGCCCACGCGCCACGGATTCAAAAGATCATGATTCCGGTCGACAAGATCGGCGGCCTCATCGGCCCTGGCGGCAAGAACATCCGCCGCATCTGCGAGGTCTCCGGCGCTCAGATCGATATCGAGGACGATGGCACCGTCTCGATCTTTGCCCGTAGTGGCGAGGCGATGGCGATCGCCCAGCGTGAAGTCTCGGCTGTCATCGCCGAGGCTGAGGAGGGAAAGATCTACGAGGGCACGATCACCGGGCTCAAGGATTTCGGCGTGTTCGTCGAAATCCTGCCGGGCAAGGACGGCCTCTGCCACATCTCGGAACTCTCCGACCGCCGCATTGCATCTGTGGAGGATGTCTGCCACGTGGGCGACAAGATCACGGTCAAGTGCATCGGCGTCGATGATCGCGGCCGGATCAAGCTCTCCCGTCGCGCGGCCTTGGCCGAACTCGACCAGCAGGAACAGCGGCAGCAGGAAGAGTGA
- a CDS encoding NYN domain-containing protein: MPLKTMIFVDGTWLYHSRQILFDVLGADGFEIDYKRIPDVIADDLSQWQEDRIDIVRTCYFGTLPINKPGCNPAKQKAFYDFLAFHCGYDTEIIDVDYRRDPGARPDERSVSVALASAMVYYASLPGVFDVAALVAGDSEYIPLLRRVRAMGKRTQLVAITNTSTRAPTSTLLQTEPGVLDFPPVFLDDHAQNLRLVREEQTRNCKICGKDELTTWAGPDFFCSICRNEHRKQVRTCDACGREEETTWDKPFFYCTQCRKEYRDNRPESA, encoded by the coding sequence ATGCCGCTGAAAACGATGATATTTGTTGACGGAACCTGGCTCTATCACAGCCGTCAAATCCTGTTCGACGTGCTCGGAGCCGACGGCTTTGAGATTGATTACAAGCGGATACCCGATGTCATTGCCGATGACCTGAGCCAATGGCAGGAAGATCGGATTGATATCGTCCGTACCTGCTACTTTGGAACCCTTCCCATCAACAAGCCCGGATGCAATCCGGCCAAGCAGAAAGCTTTTTACGATTTCCTGGCCTTCCACTGCGGCTACGACACCGAGATTATCGACGTCGATTACCGGCGTGACCCGGGCGCCCGGCCCGACGAGCGCTCGGTCAGTGTCGCACTGGCGTCGGCCATGGTCTATTACGCATCGCTGCCGGGCGTGTTCGACGTCGCCGCGCTCGTGGCCGGCGATTCGGAATACATCCCCCTGCTGCGCCGCGTCAGGGCCATGGGCAAGCGAACACAACTGGTCGCCATCACCAACACGTCCACTCGCGCGCCCACCAGCACCCTGCTTCAAACCGAGCCAGGCGTGCTCGACTTTCCGCCGGTGTTTCTCGATGATCATGCCCAAAATCTCCGCCTCGTGCGCGAGGAACAGACCCGGAACTGCAAGATCTGCGGCAAGGATGAATTGACGACCTGGGCCGGCCCCGACTTCTTCTGCTCGATCTGTCGGAACGAGCACCGCAAGCAAGTTCGCACCTGCGACGCCTGCGGGCGTGAAGAAGAGACCACCTGGGACAAGCCGTTCTTCTACTGCACCCAGTGCCGCAAAGAGTACCGGGACAACCGCCCGGAATCGGCCTGA
- a CDS encoding DUF386 domain-containing protein yields the protein MVLDSLTQASRYATLLPGLSDAFAFVQRPDADRLPDGRYPIDGDRVFALVQTYDTQPVQDGLPEAHRRYADVQVVIAGAEWFGYAPLADQPIERPYDADRDILFVCGDTTLYRLSPGAFALFFPHDAHLPGRTMTTPDRVRKIVVKIQMPQSPD from the coding sequence ATGGTTCTCGATAGTCTGACTCAGGCCTCACGCTACGCCACCCTCCTTCCCGGTCTGTCCGACGCGTTTGCCTTCGTGCAACGCCCCGACGCCGACCGGTTGCCTGACGGCCGTTACCCGATTGATGGCGACCGCGTGTTCGCCTTGGTGCAAACCTATGACACCCAACCCGTTCAAGACGGCCTCCCCGAGGCCCACCGCCGCTATGCCGACGTGCAAGTCGTCATCGCCGGGGCGGAATGGTTCGGTTATGCACCCCTGGCCGATCAACCGATTGAACGCCCGTATGACGCAGACCGCGACATCCTGTTCGTCTGCGGCGACACCACGTTGTATAGGCTGTCGCCCGGCGCGTTTGCCCTCTTTTTTCCGCACGACGCGCACCTGCCGGGCCGGACGATGACGACGCCGGATCGGGTGCGCAAGATCGTCGTCAAGATACAGATGCCCCAATCGCCTGATTGA
- the ispD gene encoding 2-C-methyl-D-erythritol 4-phosphate cytidylyltransferase, producing MVSAIIVAAGRSERMGTGTDKAFLSLGPKPVVVWSLLAFEDSADIDKIVLVVRREQMVAAKAVVQMFGLSKVSEIVAGAGRRQDSVAKGLASLAPETRIVVIHDGARPCVTAELIAETIKAAQKTGCGVAANRIVDTVKHVERGTVVDHTVDRTKLWAVQTPQAFKLDLLLRAYQKVEAEGVTVTDEAAAVELLGEPVRLVEWQKPNVKITTVDDLAVAAALLRING from the coding sequence ATGGTATCAGCGATTATTGTGGCCGCCGGCCGCAGCGAGCGGATGGGGACGGGAACGGACAAGGCGTTCCTCAGTCTCGGGCCCAAGCCCGTGGTCGTCTGGTCGTTGCTGGCCTTTGAGGACAGCGCCGACATCGACAAGATCGTCCTCGTTGTGCGCCGGGAGCAAATGGTGGCGGCCAAGGCTGTCGTTCAGATGTTCGGGCTTTCCAAGGTTTCTGAGATCGTGGCTGGCGCCGGGCGCCGGCAGGATTCGGTGGCCAAAGGACTGGCCTCGCTCGCTCCCGAGACGCGGATCGTTGTGATCCACGATGGGGCGCGCCCCTGCGTCACAGCCGAACTGATCGCGGAGACCATCAAGGCGGCGCAGAAGACGGGATGCGGCGTCGCGGCCAACCGGATCGTCGACACCGTCAAGCATGTTGAACGGGGGACGGTCGTCGATCACACGGTCGACCGGACGAAGCTCTGGGCCGTGCAGACGCCCCAGGCGTTCAAGCTGGACTTGTTGTTGCGCGCCTATCAGAAGGTCGAGGCCGAGGGCGTCACGGTGACCGACGAGGCGGCGGCCGTTGAATTGCTGGGCGAGCCTGTGCGGCTGGTGGAATGGCAGAAGCCGAACGTCAAGATCACCACGGTCGATGACCTGGCGGTGGCGGCTGCCCTGTTGCGGATCAACGGTTGA